The following proteins come from a genomic window of Streptococcus oralis:
- the metF gene encoding methylenetetrahydrofolate reductase [NAD(P)H] gives MSRQTPSLSFEVFPPNPAVGNDKIISALQDMRELTPHFISVTASNNKFNIKETTVRLADFIQNDLAIPTIAHLPAIYLTKEKVAETIADLDKVGVQKILALRGDIIPDVEPQKDFRYATDLIEFIKEQAPHFDIVGACYPEGHPDSPNQISDIQNLKKKVDAGCSSLVTQLFFDNERFYDFQDKCTLAGIDVPIHAGIMPILNRNQALRLLKTCENIHLPRKFKAILDKYEHDPESLRAAGLAYAVDQIVDLVTQDVAGVHLYTMNNAETAKYIHQATHALFNHQSLG, from the coding sequence ATGTCACGCCAAACGCCGTCACTTTCATTTGAAGTGTTCCCTCCAAACCCAGCTGTGGGTAACGATAAAATTATTTCAGCCTTGCAGGATATGCGGGAGCTGACACCGCACTTTATCAGTGTGACCGCCAGCAATAATAAGTTTAATATCAAGGAAACAACGGTTCGTTTGGCTGACTTTATCCAGAATGATTTGGCGATTCCAACTATTGCCCACTTGCCAGCTATCTATCTGACCAAGGAAAAGGTTGCTGAAACCATTGCAGACTTGGATAAGGTTGGGGTACAGAAAATCTTGGCCCTGCGTGGAGATATCATCCCAGATGTGGAACCACAAAAGGATTTCCGCTATGCAACGGACTTGATCGAGTTCATCAAGGAACAAGCCCCTCACTTTGATATTGTTGGCGCTTGCTATCCAGAAGGGCACCCTGACTCGCCAAACCAGATCTCGGATATTCAAAATCTCAAGAAGAAAGTGGATGCAGGCTGTTCAAGCCTTGTAACGCAGCTTTTCTTTGACAATGAGCGTTTCTACGATTTTCAAGATAAGTGTACCTTGGCAGGGATTGATGTTCCTATTCATGCGGGTATCATGCCCATTCTGAACCGTAATCAAGCCCTTCGTCTCTTGAAAACGTGTGAGAATATCCATCTTCCACGAAAATTCAAGGCCATCTTAGACAAGTATGAGCATGACCCTGAGTCGCTCAGAGCAGCAGGACTTGCCTATGCTGTGGATCAGATCGTGGACTTGGTGACCCAGGATGTCGCAGGTGTGCATCTCTACACCATGAATAATGCTGAAACAGCCAAATACATCCACCAAGCAACCCATGCCTTGTTTAATCATCAGTCTTTAGGGTAA
- the metE gene encoding 5-methyltetrahydropteroyltriglutamate--homocysteine S-methyltransferase, which produces MSTTIIGFPRLGEFRELKFTTEKYFRKEISEEELLAAAKELRAKHWNIVKEKGITEIPSNDFSHYDNFLDAAFLFNVVPASVQNLDLSDLERYFALARGYQGEKGDVRALPMKKWFNTNYHYIVPKFEKDTQVKLAGHKIFDEFQEAKELGLNTRPVLVGPFTFLQLSDFEEDVKAEDFVDSLVAAYQEVFAKLAELGATRIQLDEAALVKDLTAEEKVLFLNLYNKLLADKKGLEVLLQTYFGDVRDVYSDLVNLPVDAIGLDFVEGKKTLELVKGGFPADKTLYAGIVNGKNIWRNNYEKSLAVLEQIPAENIVLTSSCSLLHVPFTTANEEFEPAILNHFAFAVEKLEELRDLDAIRNGQGAEALAANKELFATERVGENAELRARIAGLTDADYTRLPAFAEREAIQEEAFKLPALPTTTIGSFPQTKEVRAKRLAYRKGELSQEEYDAFLAETIDEWIKWQEEVGFDVLVHGEFERNDMVEYFGQNLSGYLFSKNGWVQSYGMRGVKPPIIWGDVTRLNPITVKWSSYAQSRTDKPVKGMLTGPVTILNWSFPREDISIKDSTLQIALAIKDEVLDLEAAGVKIIQIDEAALREKLPLRRSDWYEDYLDWAIPAFRLVHSTVAPDTQIHTHMCYSEFTDIIPAIDNMDADVISFEASRSNLEILDELKAKNFQTEVGPGVYDIHSPRVPNEGEIDHTIDAILAKVPSKKVWINPDCGLKTRGIPETKESLIRLVEAAKAAREKL; this is translated from the coding sequence ATGTCAACTACGATCATCGGTTTCCCTCGTTTGGGCGAATTCCGCGAATTAAAATTTACAACTGAAAAATACTTTAGAAAAGAAATCTCAGAAGAAGAACTCTTGGCTGCGGCTAAAGAATTGCGCGCGAAACACTGGAACATTGTCAAAGAAAAAGGTATCACTGAAATTCCATCAAATGACTTTTCTCACTATGACAACTTCCTAGATGCAGCTTTCCTCTTCAACGTGGTGCCTGCATCTGTTCAAAACTTGGACTTGTCTGACCTTGAGCGCTACTTTGCTTTGGCGCGTGGTTACCAAGGTGAAAAAGGGGATGTTCGTGCCCTTCCGATGAAGAAATGGTTCAACACTAACTACCACTACATCGTTCCTAAGTTTGAAAAAGATACTCAAGTAAAATTGGCTGGTCACAAGATTTTCGATGAGTTCCAAGAAGCAAAAGAACTTGGTCTTAACACTCGTCCTGTTCTTGTAGGTCCATTCACTTTCCTTCAATTGTCAGACTTTGAAGAAGACGTGAAAGCTGAAGACTTCGTAGACAGCTTAGTGGCTGCTTACCAAGAAGTTTTTGCTAAATTGGCTGAACTTGGTGCGACTCGTATTCAACTGGACGAAGCGGCTCTTGTCAAAGATTTGACAGCTGAAGAAAAAGTTCTCTTCTTGAACCTCTACAACAAACTCTTGGCTGATAAAAAAGGTCTTGAAGTCTTGCTTCAAACTTACTTCGGAGACGTTCGTGACGTCTACTCTGACCTTGTGAACTTGCCAGTAGATGCCATCGGTCTTGACTTCGTTGAAGGTAAGAAAACTCTTGAACTCGTTAAAGGTGGCTTCCCAGCTGACAAGACTCTCTATGCAGGGATCGTCAATGGTAAAAACATCTGGCGCAACAACTACGAAAAGAGTTTGGCTGTTCTTGAGCAAATCCCAGCTGAAAACATCGTATTGACAAGCTCATGCTCACTTCTTCATGTGCCATTTACAACTGCTAACGAAGAATTTGAACCAGCTATCTTGAACCACTTTGCCTTTGCAGTTGAAAAATTGGAAGAACTTCGTGATTTGGATGCTATCCGCAATGGTCAAGGTGCAGAAGCTCTTGCTGCTAATAAGGAACTCTTTGCGACTGAGCGTGTGGGTGAAAATGCAGAACTTCGTGCACGCATCGCTGGATTGACAGACGCTGACTACACTCGTTTGCCAGCCTTTGCTGAACGTGAAGCCATCCAAGAAGAAGCCTTTAAACTTCCAGCCCTTCCAACAACAACCATCGGTTCATTCCCTCAAACTAAGGAAGTCCGTGCCAAACGTTTGGCTTACCGTAAGGGTGAATTGTCACAAGAAGAGTACGACGCTTTCCTTGCTGAAACCATCGACGAATGGATCAAATGGCAAGAAGAAGTTGGATTTGACGTGCTTGTACACGGTGAGTTCGAGCGTAACGACATGGTTGAGTACTTCGGTCAAAACTTGTCAGGTTACCTCTTCTCTAAGAATGGTTGGGTACAATCATACGGTATGCGTGGGGTGAAACCACCAATCATTTGGGGTGATGTAACTCGTCTTAACCCAATCACTGTCAAATGGTCTAGCTATGCTCAAAGCCGTACTGACAAACCTGTTAAAGGTATGTTGACTGGACCGGTTACCATCCTTAACTGGTCATTCCCACGTGAAGACATCTCTATCAAGGATTCTACTCTTCAAATCGCTCTTGCTATCAAGGATGAAGTGCTTGACCTTGAAGCTGCAGGTGTGAAAATCATCCAAATCGACGAGGCTGCTCTTCGTGAGAAATTGCCACTCCGTCGTAGCGACTGGTACGAAGACTACCTTGACTGGGCTATTCCAGCCTTCCGCTTGGTACACTCAACAGTAGCGCCAGATACTCAAATCCACACTCACATGTGTTACTCAGAATTTACAGATATCATCCCAGCTATCGACAACATGGATGCGGACGTTATTTCCTTTGAAGCAAGCCGTTCAAACCTTGAAATCTTGGACGAACTCAAAGCGAAAAACTTCCAAACAGAAGTGGGACCTGGGGTTTACGATATCCACTCTCCTCGTGTGCCAAATGAAGGCGAAATTGACCACACAATCGATGCTATTCTTGCCAAAGTTCCAAGCAAGAAAGTTTGGATCAACCCTGACTGTGGTTTGAAAACACGTGGTATTCCAGAAACAAAAGAAAGCTTGATCCGCCTTGTCGAAGCAGCAAAAGCTGCGCGTGAGAAATTGTAA
- a CDS encoding YbgA family protein, whose amino-acid sequence MEQTNQKSQCQKLWARNKYLVLSHSSNIYNDIRQYLKNEEVELNLVQELIDRACQIPEHRGQVCNAFQHIWGYFKKKATDAERKDCMLLLDRYRFGQASKQDLIAKTRELLERYPNTYLQHSTLLKGDAHETLA is encoded by the coding sequence ATGGAACAAACTAACCAAAAATCCCAGTGCCAGAAACTCTGGGCTAGAAACAAATACCTTGTTTTGAGTCATTCCAGTAATATTTACAATGACATTCGCCAATACTTGAAGAATGAAGAGGTGGAGCTGAATCTGGTTCAAGAACTGATCGACCGTGCCTGTCAAATCCCAGAACACAGGGGTCAGGTTTGCAATGCCTTTCAGCATATTTGGGGCTATTTCAAAAAGAAAGCGACAGATGCTGAGCGCAAAGACTGCATGCTCTTGCTGGATCGCTACCGCTTTGGTCAAGCTTCTAAGCAAGATTTGATTGCTAAGACGAGGGAGTTGCTTGAACGCTATCCAAACACCTACTTGCAACATTCGACTTTACTGAAAGGAGACGCCCATGAGACTTTGGCATGA
- a CDS encoding TIGR02328 family protein gives MRLWHEALISQLPRPQLLGQHRECCALRGNGWGRKHATVDYVFTHSPYRLYAYHRLIMEEMAGRGYNVSLEWLDKNYRGKICPPYQDLFEEKLNSPIYSEHDDTYYEDCLANLREKGINL, from the coding sequence ATGAGACTTTGGCATGAGGCTTTGATTTCACAACTTCCCCGTCCTCAACTCTTGGGGCAACATCGAGAGTGTTGCGCCCTGCGTGGCAATGGCTGGGGCAGAAAGCATGCGACGGTGGACTATGTCTTTACCCACTCGCCTTATCGTCTCTATGCTTATCATCGCTTGATCATGGAGGAGATGGCTGGACGTGGCTATAATGTCAGTCTAGAATGGTTGGACAAGAACTACCGTGGCAAGATCTGCCCTCCTTATCAAGACTTGTTTGAGGAAAAGCTGAATAGCCCCATCTATAGCGAACATGACGACACCTACTATGAGGACTGTCTGGCTAATCTCCGAGAGAAGGGGATCAACCTATAG